A section of the Bombus terrestris chromosome 2, iyBomTerr1.2, whole genome shotgun sequence genome encodes:
- the LOC100646977 gene encoding adenosine deaminase-like protein isoform X1, producing the protein MNLGNFCRALPKLELHAHLNGSLSIDTLKKLYKMQNPNSEDSDKIFTSIKDFSSLGECFKVFDIAHSLAVTPEAVFHSTYDTIKEFKDDNVIYLELRSTPRVIQGKMTKEECVEAIIKAFEVCKIDFPSILLKLLISINRKQGYKAAQENIELAIDFIKKYPQYIVGLDLSGDPMTGNTFLELLEKARMAGLKIAIHCAEISNETETIDILEFKPDRLGHCTCIHPTLQGSNKIFNLLLKSKIPVELCLTSNVQCKTVPTYESHQFKYLFEAGHPICLGTDDKGVFHTSLSREYEIASSTFGLEREQLIKLCLSSVQYAFATLEEKQAILCKIEKFAKEYNVTY; encoded by the exons atgaaTTTAGGAAATTTCTGTCGAGCTCTTCCAAAATTG GAACTTCATGCTCATTTAAATGGATCCCTAAGCATAGATACTTTgaagaaattgtataaaatgcaAAATCCTAATTCAGAAGATTCTGACAAAATATTTACGAGTATAAAAGATTTTTCATCATTAGGCGA GTGTTTCAAAGTATTTGACATAGCACATTCATTAGCAGTAACACCAGAAGCAGTGTTTCATTCTACCTACGATACAATTAAAGAATTCAAAGatgataatgtaatatatttggAGCTTAGAAGCACACCACGTGTTATTCAAGGGAAAATGACTAAAGAAGAATGTGTAGAAGCAATTATAAAAGCATTTGA ggTGTGCAAGATTGATTTTCCAAGCATATTATTGAagttattaatatcaattaatcgtaaACAAGGATACAAAGCAGCACAAGAAAACATAGAATTAGCAATagattttattaagaaatatccCCAATATATTGTTGGACTTGATCTCAGTGGAGATCCAATGACGGGGAATACATTTTTAGAGTTATTGGAAAAAGCTAGAATGGCCGGACTTAAAATTGCAATCCATTGTGCAGAG ATTTCAAATGAAACTGAAACAATAGATATCCTTGAATTTAAACCAGACAGATTGGGACATTGCACTTGTATTCATCCCACACTACAAGGatcaaacaaaatatttaatttgctTCTTAAGTCAAAAATTCCTGTAG AATTGTGTTTAACTTCAAATGTTCAATGTAAAACAGTACCTACTTATGAATCTcatcaatttaaatatttgtttgaagCTGGACATCCTATTTGTCTTGGT acCGATGACAAAGGTGTTTTTCATACATCTTTGTCCCGCGAATACGAAATAGCTAGTTCAACGTTTGGTTTAGAACGAGAACAACTCATAAAACTTTGCCTATCATCTGTACAATATGCTTTTGCAACATTAGAAGAGAAACAAGCAATATTGTGTAAGATCGAAAAA
- the LOC100646977 gene encoding adenosine deaminase-like protein isoform X2: MNLGNFCRALPKLELHAHLNGSLSIDTLKKLYKMQNPNSEDSDKIFTSIKDFSSLGECFKVFDIAHSLAVTPEAVFHSTYDTIKEFKDDNVIYLELRSTPRVIQGKMTKEECVEAIIKAFEVCKIDFPSILLKLLISINRKQGYKAAQENIELAIDFIKKYPQYIVGLDLSGDPMTGNTFLELLEKARMAGLKIAIHCAEISNETETIDILEFKPDRLGHCTCIHPTLQGSNKIFNLLLKSKIPVELCLTSNVQCKTVPTYESHQFKYLFEAGHPICLGIDSWVFSVL; encoded by the exons atgaaTTTAGGAAATTTCTGTCGAGCTCTTCCAAAATTG GAACTTCATGCTCATTTAAATGGATCCCTAAGCATAGATACTTTgaagaaattgtataaaatgcaAAATCCTAATTCAGAAGATTCTGACAAAATATTTACGAGTATAAAAGATTTTTCATCATTAGGCGA GTGTTTCAAAGTATTTGACATAGCACATTCATTAGCAGTAACACCAGAAGCAGTGTTTCATTCTACCTACGATACAATTAAAGAATTCAAAGatgataatgtaatatatttggAGCTTAGAAGCACACCACGTGTTATTCAAGGGAAAATGACTAAAGAAGAATGTGTAGAAGCAATTATAAAAGCATTTGA ggTGTGCAAGATTGATTTTCCAAGCATATTATTGAagttattaatatcaattaatcgtaaACAAGGATACAAAGCAGCACAAGAAAACATAGAATTAGCAATagattttattaagaaatatccCCAATATATTGTTGGACTTGATCTCAGTGGAGATCCAATGACGGGGAATACATTTTTAGAGTTATTGGAAAAAGCTAGAATGGCCGGACTTAAAATTGCAATCCATTGTGCAGAG ATTTCAAATGAAACTGAAACAATAGATATCCTTGAATTTAAACCAGACAGATTGGGACATTGCACTTGTATTCATCCCACACTACAAGGatcaaacaaaatatttaatttgctTCTTAAGTCAAAAATTCCTGTAG AATTGTGTTTAACTTCAAATGTTCAATGTAAAACAGTACCTACTTATGAATCTcatcaatttaaatatttgtttgaagCTGGACATCCTATTTGTCTTGGT